One window from the genome of Chloroflexota bacterium encodes:
- a CDS encoding AlpA family transcriptional regulator, with product MIRRFAVQRKFIVASRRGGTIVIDRLIRLEEVLSYTGLSRSELYRKIQIGKFPRPVRVGKRAVRWRESEVEGWITERPRTVMH from the coding sequence ATGATCAGGCGGTTTGCAGTTCAAAGAAAGTTTATCGTAGCAAGTAGGAGAGGAGGAACTATCGTGATTGATCGGTTAATAAGATTGGAGGAAGTCTTGAGTTACACGGGGCTGAGCAGGTCGGAGCTTTATCGCAAGATTCAGATTGGAAAATTTCCGCGGCCCGTCAGGGTCGGCAAGCGCGCGGTGCGTTGGCGCGAAAGCGAGGTGGAGGGGTGGATTACGGAACGACCGCGAACCGTTATGCACTAG